The Synechococcus sp. MVIR-18-1 region TGCTCGGGTTCTTCGTGGTTCGAATTCGAAGGGTTTTGCCCCTCTTGTATCGATTGGCTGAGCTGATCCTGCAGTGCCTGCCGAAGTTCCGGAAGCAGTTCGAGTTGGTTGGTGCTTTTCCAGCGTTCCAGGCTGAGCTGGCTTGCTCCCAGTCGGGCCAGGTGTTCCAGCAGAACGTCTTTGCCAATCACGATGGTGGCCAGCCGAGAACCAGCAGGCACCTTTAGATCGAAGTTGGTGAGTTGCTGGTTGTATCCCATCAGGGCTGGCCAAGACACGGGAATGCCCTGCGCGCGATAGGGCGATGTCGCATCGACATCATTTAGGGGGACAGCCAAGGTGCAAGCTGTCGATCGCCGGGTACCACTGAGAAACAGGCTTTGGTTCGTTTCGAGCAGATTGAAGCGAATGGCTCCGAGCTGATAGATGCGCAGTCGCCCTTGCAAAGGCCCGCGACTCATCTGCAGCGCGACAAGATCGGCAGACAGGGGCTTAAACAGCTCCTGCAGCCCATGGCAGCTGGAAAAGGGGCTGTCGAACTGAATCACCAAACAGGTGTCCTTAACAAGGCACGGATACAACGAAGACTTTATTCAGCCTTCATTTGAGTCGCCACCTACAACGTGTTTTTGCGCGTGTTCAGTCGGGGGTTAATTGGGTTTACGCACCGCACCAAAGAGGGGATTTTGAACAGGTGCTGCTACGCCATACGTCACCACAAGTCCTTGGCCTCCTGGGAATGTTGAGGTGCGAGGGCTGTAGCTGTTGTTGATCACAACATCGGCGTCATACCAATTGTTGGCGCTCCAGATGTTGCCGGCATCATCCACAACAACATCTGTTGTGACTTGGATG contains the following coding sequences:
- a CDS encoding helix-turn-helix domain-containing protein, which produces MYPCLVKDTCLVIQFDSPFSSCHGLQELFKPLSADLVALQMSRGPLQGRLRIYQLGAIRFNLLETNQSLFLSGTRRSTACTLAVPLNDVDATSPYRAQGIPVSWPALMGYNQQLTNFDLKVPAGSRLATIVIGKDVLLEHLARLGASQLSLERWKSTNQLELLPELRQALQDQLSQSIQEGQNPSNSNHEEPEQLIEIVIRCFEQTQARTMHIANREARHEAAIDLLHWCAKNPMKTVTVEDLSTELFQSRTSLFRGSREHFERTPLELQRSIRMDRVRQLLLEPALRASLGVKGVGDSAASMGFSSRGHFARRYLEQYKEQPQTTLAENLKLQLQPQQ